DNA sequence from the Armigeres subalbatus isolate Guangzhou_Male chromosome 1, GZ_Asu_2, whole genome shotgun sequence genome:
AATTACTTGCTTTTAGTGATAATTTATTAATTGCTTTGACAAACTTGAAGTTATTTCTGAAACTCTGGAGTAACGTTGTTGTACAACTTCCGCATAAGTATCCTGGCAAACTTCTAAAAACCACCCACAGCTAATGTACAATCGTAACATCTTCACGACCATTTTTCAGATGACCGATCAAAGCGCGGGAGATAAATCATCTGAAGCCCATCGTGCTATCGATGACTTTTGGCCACAAGTGATGGAAGACGTAAAACGGATAAAACATGTCGAACCGGGCAACCAGGTACTCCCGCTGGCACGTATCAAAAAGATCATGAAGCTAGACGAAGACGTCAAAATGATCTCCGCCGAAGCTCCGCTCCTGTTCGCCAAAGCAGCCGAAatgttcatccaggaattgacTCTGCGGGCGTGGTTACATACCGAAGACAACAAACGGCGCACCTTGCAACGCAGTGACATCGCTATGGCCATTGCCAAGTACGACCAGTTCGATTTCCTGATCGACATTGTTCCACGGGAGGATATCAAACCAGTGCGGAGGGACTACGAGACGAAGCCGTCGACGGATGATGTTCAATACTATCTACAGCTGGCACAGCAACATCAACAAGCACTGCAAAGCAGTAGTGGGTCTGCGGCGAACAGCGCTGGGCCTAGCACTAGTGGGACCAACATTGTACAGGTTCAAGCGGCTCCAGCTGTTGTTTCGCAGCAGATTGCACAGCCTGTTGTACAAGCACCACCGGTAAAATTTTTACTTATATAAAATGTTCAAATCCCATGCTAAAACATTTTCCCTTTGCAGATTGCCACAATTGCAACACCTACGCCAAATATAATCATCACAAATCCAACGTCAGGGACAGCTACCATGCAAACGACGACGGCTAATGCAATGGCACCAACGCAAATGGCTACCACAGGACAACCATTCCAACTGGTGCAACAGGTTCTGACCCCGAGTGGAGAAGTGACACACATCCCTGTTAGTAGCTGGCCTAGTTTCTTTTCCACTGTTCTTTTTCTATAAAATACTCTACCCCCAAAACAGATTCCCCTGACGCAAACCCAGCTCAATTTCATCCGCTCCCAAATGCAGCTACAGAGTGCCACAAACGTTGCTACGACAGCCCCTACTGTTGCTCAGCAGCCCATTATCATCCAAGCCCCGCAGATGCAGACCACACCCACCATCATTCAAGCTGCACCGGCTGGGGTATTTCTGAATGCTGCTCAGTTGCAGCAGCTTCAACAGCAACAACATCAGCAACAGCACCCCCAGCAGACGCACATAATTCAACAGCCAACAGTGATGCATCAACAGCAACATCCTCATCACCATCAACAGCAACACCAAGTGCATATACAACAGCTCCAACAACAGCAACACCACCACCAGCAGCATCAGCCACCTCCAAACGAGTGATAAAGATGGGATCTATTAGAAAGCGTGGTGCGTGAACCCGGAACTCCGTTTGACGATTGAATCTTCAAGCTTCGCTGTACAAACAACCCTCGATGTAAGTAAAACAGTTGTTCTTCTGTTATCAATGTAAATAACTTTTATACCATAAACGTGCGCTCGAAGGCCATACAAAACTATTCGCAATAAGATGATCGCACGATTACTACAAATGATATCGTAGCTTACTGAAATTTTATCAATTCTATGTGGATATCACAGCCCGTGCAAAATTGGTGGAGTTTCGCACATTACCAAATATTCCAACAGAAAAGACGATGGTGTTTCTTCCTCCCAGGCTCACAGCGCACATGAAACGGAGAAACCCCTTTAAAGATCAATGACTTCACCTCCGCCTAGGACCTAAACCAGATTTGAGTGTATGCGTAAACACCACTTAAGAGCTAAGttgttatgaagaaattggtcctAATAGCATTTTGTTGAACAGCATTATATTTTGCCATTTTGCTAGTTGACGAAATCGGTAATCGAAAGAAGAAGCCCCTGTGTTCGTAAAGATTCGCATTTCTTGTAGACACAAGCACCGCTGTTAGTATATGATCCAACAAGATATCATGTCCAACGAAATCAAATGTGAATTAAATGCAAAAAGTGGGATAATTgggaattttaattttgaaaaacatgttttttgtttattcattCGAAAGAATACCTTTTTCTGAgctacaacatatttttttcacacacATGAACCCTAGATTTGATgtttaaaatccattttaaaagattttgaaaattttactgCTTGGCAGTTAGCTCACAGGTTCAAAGTTCGGCCCATAGTAAAATCAAGTTATGGGTGTTCAATACTGAGGTTTTTGGAAATTAATTAAACTAGTTCCTGAGCAccaaaaatcatgaaatttcgGATTTAGGCTTAGATTAATAAGTAAAAATCTCAATaccctaaaaaatcaattatgatagaaatatgtataatttaaaaAGCATAGTAATTGCCAGATTCTGTTCCTTTTGAATAGCATGCGTCCGTGTGCTGAAGACTCTAGTTTTGAGTGCGGTAGTAAGTATATGAACCCTCTCTTCACATTCACGCCTAGCAGGACCAAGATTTAACCTGCAGCACAGCAAATCCCTATATTAATAACAATCTGTCCTTCAGGAACTATTCTTTTCGAACCGTACTCTGTTCGGCCTCCAGGCTTCTGCTCCTAAATTATAAAAGTTGTCCATCATCGTGCAAATCACGTACAAGTCATATTGGTCTCGGTGCTAACTCCACGGCCTAAAGCAGACCCATCCGTATACCTGTGTTCGTAATTGTTCGGCGACCGACTTTCTGAGAGCCATGAAGGTATCACCCTTTCGGAAATTATGGGAAATGGAgctgttaaggtgattatagaatgaagcccgtggtgaatttcaaattcaccacacgtttatctatgtacatacattttcaaaagcccaaatttggcgtaatagttttcgtactgtgctgaaactcaaattatgattgttcagcaaaactaagcaaacgatctatcattatttcagccccatacgcgttatggttctttcatctcgtgctcttgaaaaaaatattggaaaagcacgtggtttataAAATGgacgatttctggctttattgtatgtataatcaccttaatattGACTTTTGGGGAGTGCCAGCTCCTCTCTGCGTGCCAGTGGACTCGCTC
Encoded proteins:
- the LOC134215538 gene encoding nuclear transcription factor Y subunit gamma, whose protein sequence is MTDQSAGDKSSEAHRAIDDFWPQVMEDVKRIKHVEPGNQVLPLARIKKIMKLDEDVKMISAEAPLLFAKAAEMFIQELTLRAWLHTEDNKRRTLQRSDIAMAIAKYDQFDFLIDIVPREDIKPVRRDYETKPSTDDVQYYLQLAQQHQQALQSSSGSAANSAGPSTSGTNIVQVQAAPAVVSQQIAQPVVQAPPIATIATPTPNIIITNPTSGTATMQTTTANAMAPTQMATTGQPFQLVQQVLTPSGEVTHIPIPLTQTQLNFIRSQMQLQSATNVATTAPTVAQQPIIIQAPQMQTTPTIIQAAPAGVFLNAAQLQQLQQQQHQQQHPQQTHIIQQPTVMHQQQHPHHHQQQHQVHIQQLQQQQHHHQQHQPPPNE